The proteins below come from a single Methanothrix thermoacetophila PT genomic window:
- a CDS encoding cobalt-factor II C(20)-methyltransferase → MLVGVSLGPGDPGLLTLRAIEVLRASEKVFAPGELAAELARPYCEPEILDFPMTDDLERLEEIWERNADTVASYAEKCLTSFACLGDVNTFSTFSHLRRVLMRRHPGIEIDTVPGVGIIPAAAARFGIGFERSFLVSDGSEPDAVLRLKATRPASIAAELHEEGYTEFILGSRLYTPDEIILRGKMPERSSYFSVLYARRVR, encoded by the coding sequence ATGCTTGTGGGTGTGAGCCTCGGGCCTGGCGACCCTGGCCTGCTGACGCTTCGGGCGATAGAGGTGCTGAGGGCGAGTGAGAAGGTCTTCGCCCCGGGAGAGCTTGCAGCAGAGCTCGCCAGGCCCTACTGCGAGCCGGAGATCCTGGATTTCCCGATGACCGATGATCTCGAGAGGCTTGAGGAGATATGGGAGAGAAATGCGGACACTGTTGCGAGTTATGCTGAAAAATGCCTCACATCGTTCGCGTGTCTCGGCGATGTTAACACCTTCTCGACATTCTCACATCTCAGGAGAGTTCTGATGAGGAGGCATCCCGGGATCGAGATCGATACAGTCCCGGGGGTAGGCATAATCCCCGCGGCCGCTGCTCGATTCGGCATAGGCTTTGAGAGGTCGTTTCTGGTCTCTGACGGCTCTGAACCTGATGCGGTTCTCAGGCTCAAGGCTACAAGGCCAGCATCGATCGCTGCGGAGCTTCATGAAGAAGGATACACAGAATTCATCCTGGGAAGCAGGCTGTACACGCCCGATGAGATAATACTCAGAGGAAAGATGCCGGAAAGGAGCAGCTACTTCAGCGTGCTTTATGCCAGACGCGTGCGCTGA
- a CDS encoding methyltransferase domain-containing protein, which yields MKLPGTATQPENIQIAMGKLDIGKGMLFLDIGCGSGAVSLAASRYTDRIYGIDRRHEAVEASRSLVPGGNFICGEAVDVIPGLPDVDRCFIGGTRDIERFLPSLRERAAPGFRLVVDVARIGMTSKIVRLVEDHFTLEEVIQINIFRGYRLAGDIALKPVNPIFMIVGRGD from the coding sequence ATGAAGCTTCCGGGCACAGCAACCCAGCCTGAGAATATACAGATAGCGATGGGCAAGCTTGATATCGGAAAGGGCATGCTGTTTCTCGATATCGGCTGCGGCTCAGGCGCGGTGTCGCTTGCAGCATCGCGATACACCGACAGGATTTATGGAATAGACAGACGGCATGAAGCCGTTGAGGCGTCGAGATCCCTGGTGCCGGGTGGCAATTTCATTTGCGGGGAGGCGGTTGATGTCATACCTGGACTGCCTGATGTCGACAGGTGCTTCATCGGCGGCACAAGGGATATAGAGCGATTTCTTCCGTCACTGAGGGAAAGGGCAGCCCCCGGCTTCAGGCTTGTCGTCGATGTCGCAAGGATAGGCATGACATCAAAGATCGTGAGGCTCGTCGAGGATCATTTCACGCTTGAGGAGGTTATTCAGATAAACATATTCAGAGGATACAGGCTGGCAGGAGACATAGCCTTAAAGCCTGTGAATCCCATCTTCATGATAGTAGGAAGAGGGGATTGA